A single uncultured Methanolobus sp. DNA region contains:
- a CDS encoding NADP-dependent isocitrate dehydrogenase, with the protein MSQKSTIIYTKTDEAPALATSSLLPIIQAYVKNAGITMETRDISLAGRILAQFPERLTEDQKISDDLSELGEMVLTPQANIIKLPNISASVPQIKATVAELQAKGYDLPDYPENPSNDEEKAIKAKFDIAKGSAVNPVLREGNSDRRAPKAVKNYAKKHPHSMGEWKSDSKSHVASMADGDFYGSEKSVEIEEATNYRIIFTDGAGNKTVLKDKAPLLTGEIIDASVMNKKALQAFLAEQIEDAKAKDVLFSVHLKATMMKVSDPIIFGHVVKVFFKDIFDKYGDLLSELGVNPNNGLGDIYTKIQDLPEDKQDAIKADIEAVYTKRPALAMVNSDKGITNLHVPSDVIIDASMPAAIRSSGGMWGPDGKLKDMKAVIPDRCYSGVYQETIEFCQKHGAFDPSKMGSVSNVGLMAQKAEEYGSHDKTFEMTGTGKVEVIDDNDNVLIEQPVEEGDIFRMCQVKDAPVQDWVKLAVNRARATGTPAVFWLDENRAHDLQLIKKVNKYLKDHDTAGLEILIKSPVEATRFSLERIQEGKDTISVTGNVLRDYLTDLFPILEVGTSAKMLSIVPLMNGGGLFETGAGGSAPKHVQQFESEGHLRWDSLGEFLALTASLEHLGNSFDNPKALVLAETLDKATELVLENGRSPSRKVNEIDNRGSHFYLAMYWAQALADQEKDSQLKAIFEPVAKALMENEEKIANELLEAQGKAVDIKGYYAPDEELRSQAMRPSATLNGIIDSI; encoded by the coding sequence ATGTCACAGAAATCCACAATCATTTATACGAAAACCGATGAAGCTCCGGCTCTGGCAACCAGTTCACTCCTGCCTATTATACAGGCTTATGTGAAAAACGCCGGGATCACTATGGAAACGAGGGATATCTCCCTGGCGGGAAGGATCCTTGCCCAGTTTCCCGAAAGACTGACAGAGGACCAGAAGATCTCCGATGACCTTTCCGAATTGGGAGAGATGGTCTTAACTCCGCAGGCTAACATTATCAAACTACCCAATATCAGTGCTTCAGTTCCCCAGATCAAAGCGACAGTCGCAGAGCTCCAGGCAAAGGGATATGATCTGCCAGATTATCCCGAAAATCCTTCTAATGATGAAGAAAAAGCGATCAAAGCTAAATTCGATATTGCCAAGGGCAGTGCCGTTAACCCGGTACTCAGAGAAGGGAATTCTGACCGCAGAGCACCTAAAGCTGTAAAAAATTATGCGAAAAAACATCCACATTCCATGGGTGAATGGAAGTCCGATTCCAAATCTCATGTAGCCAGCATGGCCGATGGAGATTTTTACGGCAGTGAAAAATCTGTTGAAATCGAAGAGGCTACCAATTACAGAATTATCTTTACAGATGGCGCTGGCAATAAAACAGTATTAAAAGACAAAGCTCCTCTTCTGACCGGAGAGATCATTGATGCATCTGTTATGAACAAAAAAGCGCTTCAGGCATTTCTGGCTGAACAGATAGAAGATGCTAAGGCTAAAGATGTCTTGTTCTCCGTTCATTTGAAAGCGACAATGATGAAAGTTTCCGACCCTATTATCTTTGGTCATGTGGTTAAGGTCTTCTTTAAAGATATATTTGATAAATATGGTGACCTGCTTTCAGAATTGGGTGTCAATCCCAACAACGGACTGGGAGACATCTATACAAAGATCCAGGATCTGCCTGAAGACAAACAGGACGCAATCAAAGCAGATATAGAAGCTGTGTATACAAAAAGACCGGCATTGGCTATGGTTAACTCCGATAAGGGAATTACCAATCTTCATGTTCCAAGCGATGTTATCATCGATGCTTCCATGCCTGCAGCGATCCGCTCATCCGGCGGCATGTGGGGACCGGATGGGAAACTGAAAGATATGAAAGCCGTAATTCCAGACCGTTGTTATTCTGGAGTGTATCAGGAAACGATTGAATTCTGTCAAAAACACGGTGCTTTTGATCCATCAAAAATGGGAAGCGTTTCCAATGTGGGGCTTATGGCACAAAAAGCTGAAGAATATGGCTCTCATGACAAAACCTTTGAGATGACCGGTACAGGAAAAGTAGAGGTTATTGATGACAACGATAATGTACTCATTGAACAGCCGGTAGAGGAAGGAGATATCTTCCGCATGTGTCAGGTGAAAGACGCACCGGTTCAGGACTGGGTAAAGCTGGCCGTTAACCGGGCCAGAGCAACAGGCACTCCTGCAGTCTTCTGGCTTGATGAGAACAGAGCTCACGACTTGCAGCTCATTAAAAAAGTGAACAAATACTTGAAAGATCACGATACTGCCGGATTGGAAATTTTAATCAAATCTCCTGTTGAAGCGACCAGATTCTCACTGGAGAGAATCCAGGAAGGCAAAGATACGATCTCTGTGACTGGAAATGTTTTGAGAGATTATCTTACAGACCTCTTCCCTATTCTGGAAGTGGGAACCAGTGCAAAAATGCTATCGATTGTCCCCCTGATGAATGGCGGTGGACTTTTCGAAACAGGTGCCGGCGGCTCAGCACCAAAGCACGTACAGCAATTTGAATCAGAAGGTCACCTGCGTTGGGACTCTCTGGGAGAATTCCTGGCCTTAACTGCTTCTCTGGAGCATCTGGGCAACAGTTTTGATAATCCTAAAGCTCTGGTTCTAGCAGAAACACTGGATAAAGCCACAGAGCTGGTTCTGGAAAATGGAAGGTCACCTTCCAGAAAAGTGAATGAGATCGATAACAGAGGTTCTCATTTTTATCTGGCAATGTATTGGGCTCAGGCTCTGGCTGATCAGGAAAAAGATAGCCAGTTAAAAGCGATCTTTGAACCTGTAGCTAAAGCTCTAATGGAAAATGAAGAGAAGATTGCCAATGAGTTGTTAGAAGCCCAGGGCAAAGCTGTGGATATCAAAGGATACTACGCTCCGGATGAGGAGTTGAGATCCCAGGCAATGAGACCCAGTGCGACTTTGAATGGGATTATAGATTCCATTTAA
- a CDS encoding HAD family hydrolase gives MGMNLRGVIFDMDNTLFDFVEAKMIACTEVVSFLGAGDPHELFEYFRRETHGFENPENIRDYMLDNGIDPAEKYNACVTIYETQKIDHIRLYPHVRETLEELNEIGLLLGIVTDANSDNARKRLAITGLEDLVHSLTAHDMTGAKKPDLAPFRYALDTMGLQASETLFVGDSLRRDIMPSKKLGMMAAYAAYGDRNSTVDRTSGEYEPDRTLNNFREVLEIVLEFK, from the coding sequence ATGGGAATGAACTTAAGGGGCGTTATCTTTGACATGGACAACACGCTCTTCGACTTTGTGGAAGCGAAGATGATAGCATGCACGGAAGTTGTCAGTTTCCTTGGTGCAGGTGACCCGCATGAGCTGTTCGAGTACTTCCGAAGGGAAACGCATGGTTTTGAAAATCCTGAGAATATCAGGGATTACATGCTTGATAATGGCATTGACCCTGCAGAAAAATACAATGCATGTGTCACCATCTATGAAACCCAGAAAATAGACCACATCAGGCTTTATCCGCATGTCAGGGAAACACTTGAGGAACTTAACGAGATCGGACTGTTGCTTGGAATAGTTACCGATGCCAACAGCGACAACGCAAGGAAGAGACTTGCCATAACAGGTCTGGAAGATCTGGTGCATTCGCTCACAGCCCATGACATGACCGGTGCTAAAAAGCCGGACCTTGCACCTTTCAGATATGCTCTTGATACCATGGGACTTCAGGCCTCTGAAACACTTTTTGTAGGCGACAGCCTTAGAAGGGATATCATGCCTTCAAAGAAACTCGGCATGATGGCTGCCTATGCAGCTTATGGCGACCGCAACAGCACAGTGGACAGGACATCAGGTGAATACGAACCTGACAGGACGCTCAACAATTTCCGTGAGGTTCTGGAAATAGTACTGGAATTTAAGTGA
- a CDS encoding ATP-binding protein, with product MKFYDRKKEIERLREICSSKSFRMIVITGRRRIGKTRLVTEFLRDRKYGYIFVPMHKTKETFLQEVSRDGSIPEFRNVSDLFRYLFEVHEYIFIDEFQNFYDMDKSIYSDMQQLVDEFRQREKKCCVFISGSSYSLMNRIFVDSAHPLYGRADLLMELGPLDLATVAEILSDISTDDPLELIKYYSVFGGIPKYYDLLEGIGAGSFEETAKLFFFDRHMPLLKDEGRNVLVTEFAGEYKIYYSILEAISLGKNNVGEISSVLEYQGSGKASRYLDILRKEYNVIRRETPILDDPRRSRRGIYAIRDPFLHFWFGFIKRYDAYFEQGRTDELYSKFLESFDTFLGFSFERIVKEFLMVNRQIVPFGFDRIGRQWGTIKGAPKGSNSYEIDLLLASPDMSKVMLLECKWRDLGAKESKNVLRKLQEKAAYPGLPEDTEVYYGICARKIADRESLVNQGVLVLDLEDMRKLL from the coding sequence ATGAAATTCTACGATAGAAAAAAAGAGATTGAGCGATTGCGTGAGATATGTAGTTCCAAAAGTTTCAGAATGATCGTGATCACCGGGAGGAGACGAATTGGCAAAACCCGTCTGGTAACTGAATTTCTTCGGGACAGGAAATACGGGTATATTTTTGTACCAATGCACAAAACCAAAGAAACATTCCTGCAGGAGGTATCAAGAGATGGCAGCATTCCGGAGTTCAGGAATGTAAGCGATCTGTTCCGCTATCTCTTTGAAGTTCATGAATATATTTTCATTGATGAGTTTCAGAATTTCTATGACATGGACAAAAGCATCTATTCGGATATGCAGCAGCTTGTTGATGAGTTCAGGCAGCGTGAGAAGAAATGCTGTGTTTTCATAAGTGGTTCAAGTTATTCTTTGATGAACAGGATATTTGTTGATTCGGCACACCCGCTTTACGGCAGGGCTGATCTGTTAATGGAACTTGGTCCACTGGACCTTGCTACGGTTGCAGAGATATTGTCCGATATAAGTACAGATGATCCGTTAGAATTGATCAAATATTATTCTGTATTTGGCGGCATTCCAAAGTATTATGATCTTCTTGAAGGCATTGGAGCAGGGTCGTTTGAAGAGACTGCAAAGTTGTTCTTTTTTGACAGACACATGCCTTTGCTAAAGGATGAAGGACGCAATGTACTCGTAACAGAATTTGCAGGTGAGTACAAGATATACTATTCGATATTGGAAGCCATTTCACTTGGAAAAAATAATGTGGGTGAAATAAGCAGTGTCCTGGAATACCAAGGCAGTGGAAAAGCATCGAGATACCTGGATATCCTGCGCAAAGAGTACAATGTTATCAGAAGGGAAACACCCATACTTGATGATCCCCGCAGGTCAAGAAGGGGTATATATGCAATACGAGACCCTTTCCTTCATTTCTGGTTCGGTTTTATCAAAAGGTATGATGCATATTTCGAGCAAGGAAGGACGGATGAATTGTACAGTAAATTCCTGGAAAGTTTTGATACTTTTCTTGGTTTCAGTTTTGAGAGAATCGTAAAGGAATTCCTGATGGTTAACAGGCAGATAGTTCCTTTTGGCTTTGATAGGATAGGCAGGCAGTGGGGAACTATAAAGGGCGCTCCAAAAGGCAGCAACAGCTATGAAATCGATCTGTTACTTGCAAGTCCTGATATGAGTAAAGTAATGCTTCTGGAGTGCAAATGGCGTGATCTGGGTGCGAAAGAGAGCAAGAATGTGCTCAGAAAGTTGCAGGAAAAAGCTGCATATCCGGGCTTGCCTGAAGATACAGAAGTTTACTATGGTATATGCGCAAGAAAAATAGCCGATAGAGAGAGCCTTGTAAATCAAGGTGTATTAGTGCTTGATCTTGAAGATATGCGGAAATTGTTGTGA
- a CDS encoding NAD(P)/FAD-dependent oxidoreductase, translating into MAEYDVIVVGGGPIGSVAARYAAINGAKTLILEDHAFIGSPVGCTGLLSTRAVSECEIDPTDSSILNSVRGAFVHPMHGDCLPIDGKKTKAYVVSRKIFDRKLAAKALEEDVDLWLNSRVTGIERSQNEQKVSIVKRGEKQVLKAKVVIGADGVRSQVAKWSGLGNVSEVLPGIQAEVPYRSDDTDFVELFVGSQVPGFFGWTVPVNESISRIGMAVDPKYGMSAHQVLENLLTKNQHVVSRYGGGKLDLVMGGIPLGPLGKTHADGVMIVGDAAGQVKPTSGGGIYTGAVCAKIAGEIAAKAAEQENISASFLSEYDRQWRAKLGKELAMGMRIHKFAAGLEDKEIDELIASMNNPAILDTITRYGDMDHPSILIKKMLHPSKSVHMLKIFRAFAKAVL; encoded by the coding sequence ATGGCAGAATATGATGTTATTGTCGTAGGCGGAGGGCCAATAGGTTCTGTGGCAGCAAGATATGCCGCAATTAACGGTGCAAAAACACTGATCCTGGAAGACCACGCATTCATAGGAAGTCCGGTGGGATGTACCGGACTGTTAAGTACAAGGGCAGTCAGCGAGTGTGAGATCGACCCCACTGACAGCTCCATCCTGAATTCTGTAAGAGGCGCTTTTGTCCATCCAATGCATGGAGATTGCCTGCCAATTGACGGTAAGAAGACCAAAGCTTACGTTGTTTCCAGGAAGATATTCGACAGGAAACTTGCTGCCAAAGCTCTTGAAGAAGATGTTGACCTCTGGCTGAACTCAAGAGTTACAGGCATTGAGAGGTCACAGAACGAGCAGAAGGTTTCCATTGTAAAAAGAGGAGAAAAGCAGGTTCTGAAAGCAAAGGTCGTGATCGGAGCGGACGGTGTTCGCAGCCAGGTTGCAAAATGGTCAGGACTTGGAAATGTCAGCGAGGTGCTGCCGGGAATTCAGGCTGAAGTGCCATATCGCAGTGATGACACCGATTTTGTGGAGTTGTTCGTTGGTTCACAGGTTCCGGGATTTTTCGGATGGACCGTTCCTGTCAATGAAAGTATATCCCGCATCGGCATGGCAGTTGACCCGAAATATGGAATGTCGGCGCATCAGGTTCTTGAGAATCTGCTGACAAAGAATCAGCATGTAGTTTCAAGATATGGCGGCGGAAAGCTTGACCTTGTTATGGGAGGAATTCCCCTCGGACCTCTTGGAAAGACACACGCTGACGGTGTGATGATTGTCGGCGATGCGGCCGGACAGGTAAAACCTACATCAGGCGGAGGAATTTATACCGGAGCGGTGTGCGCAAAGATCGCAGGCGAGATCGCTGCAAAGGCTGCTGAACAGGAGAATATTTCGGCATCGTTCCTTTCTGAATATGACAGGCAGTGGAGGGCAAAGCTTGGAAAGGAGCTTGCCATGGGAATGAGAATTCACAAATTTGCGGCAGGGCTTGAAGACAAAGAGATTGATGAATTGATAGCTTCAATGAACAATCCTGCAATCCTTGATACCATTACACGTTATGGTGATATGGACCATCCTTCGATACTGATAAAAAAGATGCTGCACCCATCTAAATCGGTGCATATGCTGAAGATATTCAGGGCTTTTGCAAAGGCTGTGCTCTGA
- a CDS encoding amino acid-binding protein produces the protein MWSILLRKFEKYPAQQKVLKLLFERGFQVNDEGKVTSGAIEIAHTQLAREAGVDRRVVDSTTEVILSDEQLKKIFQNVKSIPFLRDVAPLMGQGVIIITPDDASHKGIISEVSTVIAQHNISIRQAVSDDPFFTDEPRLTIITDTKVPGSIIEELLKLDSVKSVNIA, from the coding sequence ATGTGGAGTATATTACTTAGAAAATTTGAGAAATATCCGGCTCAGCAAAAGGTACTGAAGCTTCTTTTCGAGCGTGGTTTCCAGGTAAACGATGAAGGAAAGGTCACCTCCGGCGCAATAGAAATAGCGCACACACAACTTGCCAGGGAAGCGGGAGTCGACAGGCGTGTTGTGGATTCCACAACAGAGGTCATACTTTCAGATGAACAGTTAAAAAAGATATTCCAGAACGTAAAATCAATTCCTTTCCTGCGTGACGTAGCTCCACTAATGGGACAGGGTGTTATCATCATCACTCCTGATGACGCCTCTCACAAAGGAATAATCTCCGAGGTCTCCACAGTTATCGCACAGCACAACATCAGTATCAGACAGGCAGTATCAGATGACCCGTTCTTTACAGACGAACCCCGGCTTACTATAATCACCGACACCAAGGTACCGGGCAGTATAATTGAAGAACTTCTCAAGCTGGATTCTGTAAAAAGCGTAAATATAGCTTAA
- a CDS encoding HesA/MoeB/ThiF family protein translates to MLSKDELERYSRQIMLFGEDGQNELKDSIVFVAGAGGLGCPVALYLAVAGVGHLIIADKDVVEQTNLNRQVLHWEQDVGKEKVVSVEEKLRQINPHIKVHSYHLTIDESNIMELVSGADIIVDAMDNYEVRYLLNKVACEKKIPLVHGAIRGFDGQAMTIIPGESACFNCVFPCAPPSETFPVVGTTPGIIAMIQANEVIKCLLGKGKLLTDRLLIWDGLNSEIDYMKVSKRPDCKICGKEVIDH, encoded by the coding sequence ATGTTAAGCAAAGATGAACTTGAAAGATACAGCAGACAGATCATGCTTTTTGGTGAAGATGGCCAGAACGAACTAAAGGACTCTATTGTTTTCGTTGCGGGTGCCGGAGGGCTTGGATGTCCGGTTGCGTTGTATCTTGCAGTTGCCGGGGTCGGTCATTTGATAATTGCAGACAAGGATGTTGTGGAGCAGACAAATCTCAACCGTCAGGTCCTTCACTGGGAGCAGGATGTCGGCAAAGAAAAAGTCGTCTCTGTAGAGGAAAAGCTCAGGCAGATAAATCCACACATAAAAGTCCATTCATACCACCTTACTATAGATGAATCGAACATCATGGAGCTTGTTTCTGGAGCTGACATAATTGTCGATGCAATGGACAATTACGAGGTTCGGTATCTTCTGAACAAGGTTGCCTGTGAGAAGAAAATACCTCTGGTCCATGGTGCAATTCGTGGATTTGACGGTCAGGCAATGACGATAATTCCTGGGGAAAGTGCATGTTTTAATTGTGTGTTCCCATGCGCGCCGCCATCTGAAACTTTTCCTGTGGTCGGTACGACTCCTGGTATAATTGCCATGATACAGGCCAACGAAGTCATTAAATGCCTGCTTGGAAAAGGTAAACTTCTGACAGACCGTTTACTGATATGGGATGGTCTGAACTCTGAAATTGACTATATGAAAGTTTCAAAAAGGCCAGATTGTAAGATATGTGGCAAAGAAGTCATTGACCATTAA
- a CDS encoding isopropylmalate synthase: MKIYKDYDDLPKIKLPLGQEVSISDSTIRDGAQMPGIVIRTQHKVSIYEYLNKIGIEKLETFVYNDRDRKAIKLMQDLGYEFPEITGWARANPADIDMVLNVDGIEETGILMSVSDPHIFDKMGLQSREAAEEKYLNALQYAVDHGLRTRAHIEDMTRADNYDFVFPLVKKIMDIDPDCTIRICDTIGFGVPFEGVDEPYGMPTIVKYLKNELNVKNIETHCHDDFGLAVPNSLAGYWHGANWSNVTFLGIGERAGNAEMEKLLLFLMRRVEGFDKYNLDCLVDFAKFMEKEIGIRIPRNKSVVGNNVFAHESGIHTAGVIKNPFTYEPYPPEIVGGKRIFLIGDSSGIEVLRFKVQETLNELMDVNIEVEKNDKRLRAIQADIQKLYNDDKRVSCISDEEILGYVKKYYMFNPMLSKDMHRQEEEENGNSSGTKSSEKEIRPRMHDTID, translated from the coding sequence ATGAAAATATACAAAGATTATGACGACCTTCCAAAGATAAAATTGCCTCTGGGACAGGAGGTTTCTATCAGTGACAGTACCATCCGTGATGGTGCCCAGATGCCGGGCATAGTTATAAGAACCCAGCATAAGGTCTCAATTTACGAATACCTGAACAAGATAGGTATTGAGAAACTGGAGACCTTTGTCTATAATGACAGGGACAGGAAAGCCATTAAGCTCATGCAGGACCTCGGATATGAGTTCCCTGAGATCACCGGATGGGCACGTGCAAACCCTGCAGATATTGACATGGTACTCAACGTTGACGGTATCGAGGAAACAGGCATTCTAATGTCAGTTTCTGACCCGCATATATTTGACAAGATGGGGCTGCAAAGCCGTGAGGCAGCAGAAGAGAAATACCTCAATGCCCTCCAGTATGCCGTTGACCACGGTCTGAGGACAAGGGCACATATCGAAGATATGACCCGTGCAGATAATTATGATTTCGTGTTCCCTCTTGTAAAGAAGATAATGGATATAGACCCTGACTGTACTATCCGTATCTGTGACACCATTGGATTCGGTGTGCCATTCGAAGGCGTTGATGAGCCTTACGGTATGCCAACCATCGTCAAATACCTGAAGAATGAGCTGAATGTGAAAAACATCGAGACTCACTGCCATGATGACTTCGGTCTTGCCGTTCCTAATTCCCTTGCCGGATACTGGCATGGAGCTAACTGGTCAAATGTGACCTTCCTAGGAATAGGTGAAAGGGCAGGTAACGCAGAGATGGAAAAGCTCCTGTTGTTCCTGATGAGGCGTGTTGAAGGATTTGACAAGTATAACCTTGACTGCCTTGTCGATTTTGCCAAGTTCATGGAAAAGGAGATCGGCATCAGAATACCAAGGAACAAGTCAGTTGTGGGTAACAACGTATTCGCACATGAATCAGGCATCCACACTGCTGGCGTCATCAAGAACCCCTTCACCTATGAGCCATACCCACCGGAGATCGTTGGTGGAAAGAGGATATTCCTTATTGGTGACTCATCAGGTATCGAAGTACTCAGGTTCAAGGTACAGGAAACCCTCAATGAACTGATGGATGTGAACATCGAGGTGGAGAAGAACGACAAGCGTCTCCGTGCTATTCAGGCTGATATCCAGAAACTCTATAACGATGATAAAAGGGTTTCATGTATTTCCGATGAGGAGATACTGGGATACGTCAAGAAGTACTACATGTTCAACCCGATGCTCAGCAAGGATATGCACCGTCAGGAAGAAGAAGAGAACGGAAATTCCTCCGGCACGAAGAGTTCTGAGAAAGAGATCAGACCTCGCATGCACGATACTATTGACTGA
- a CDS encoding winged helix-turn-helix transcriptional regulator — protein MKLPCQMIVWDVLPAIRAAIAEELMNCGLSQQEIAKELDMAPSAVSQYLSKKRGYRIVLEENVKQSIRELAEDMKAEKVDDLASRICGICKQLRDEGQQCVNDH, from the coding sequence ATGAAACTACCTTGTCAGATGATAGTCTGGGACGTGTTACCAGCCATTAGAGCAGCCATTGCAGAAGAGCTTATGAATTGTGGACTATCACAGCAGGAAATAGCTAAAGAGCTTGACATGGCTCCTTCTGCCGTTTCACAATACCTGTCCAAGAAGAGAGGTTACAGAATAGTGCTTGAGGAGAATGTGAAACAATCTATCCGCGAGCTGGCCGAAGACATGAAAGCGGAAAAGGTTGATGATCTTGCATCAAGGATATGCGGCATTTGTAAACAGCTCAGAGACGAAGGTCAGCAATGTGTCAATGACCATTAA
- a CDS encoding TatD family hydrolase: MTQSFPITDEHMHIDPRAKGLKAVKEFQNAGGTHIFLVMKPSWTLGIKVTKPQDHIAVFEETVDISKQINETGVTSFPVLGVHPAEITKLTEYMELSKAVETMKGGLDIAAGYVEKGLAVGLKSGRPHYPVSPEVWDASNEVMEYAFTLARDLDCAVQLHTEDVAEPQLIDIADRARKTGIKMHKVVKHYAPPLVNVCERLGIFPGVLAGKGAIEEALEQGTRFMMETDYIDDPDRPGAVLGPKTIPKRTLKLAEQYGEEPFWKIHKENPEKVYEVDIEL; this comes from the coding sequence ATGACACAGAGTTTCCCCATCACAGACGAGCATATGCACATTGACCCAAGGGCAAAAGGACTGAAAGCCGTCAAAGAGTTTCAGAACGCAGGCGGAACACACATTTTTCTTGTAATGAAACCAAGCTGGACCCTTGGGATCAAAGTCACAAAACCCCAGGACCACATTGCAGTCTTTGAGGAAACCGTAGACATCTCAAAACAGATAAACGAAACAGGTGTCACATCATTCCCGGTTCTTGGTGTTCACCCTGCAGAAATTACCAAGCTTACCGAATACATGGAGCTTTCAAAAGCTGTAGAGACGATGAAAGGTGGACTTGACATCGCAGCAGGTTACGTGGAAAAGGGACTTGCTGTGGGACTCAAAAGTGGCAGACCTCACTATCCTGTCAGCCCTGAAGTATGGGATGCATCCAACGAGGTAATGGAATATGCCTTCACACTTGCCAGAGATCTTGACTGCGCTGTACAACTGCACACAGAAGACGTTGCAGAGCCGCAACTCATAGATATTGCAGACCGTGCCAGAAAAACGGGCATCAAGATGCACAAGGTTGTAAAACACTACGCTCCACCTCTGGTCAATGTCTGTGAAAGACTGGGAATTTTCCCGGGTGTGCTTGCAGGCAAAGGCGCCATTGAAGAAGCGCTTGAACAGGGAACCCGTTTTATGATGGAAACCGATTACATTGACGACCCTGACAGACCCGGAGCCGTACTTGGTCCGAAAACAATTCCAAAAAGAACCCTGAAACTTGCAGAACAGTATGGAGAGGAACCATTCTGGAAGATACACAAGGAAAATCCGGAAAAAGTCTATGAGGTCGATATCGAACTCTGA
- a CDS encoding cobalamin-dependent protein (Presence of a B(12) (cobalamin)-binding domain implies dependence on cobalamin itself, in one of its several forms, or in some unusual lineages, dependence on a cobalamin-like analog.) produces the protein MSLNRVAANQMITSRFSGDNAFELVKDIIAPALENIGEMWNCGEIALSQEYMASKMCEEIVESILPSTSSSRKDMPIVGITTLGDEHMLGRRIVIAFLKSCGFNVHDYGDMAPEKVAARIAEDGVRVIMVSTLMLNFANEVKKLRSILDSTGSDTKIIVGGAPYIFDMDLWKEVGAHAMAHDATDSLAAICKLIGGVACDN, from the coding sequence TTGTCCTTAAATAGGGTTGCTGCAAACCAGATGATAACCAGTAGATTCTCAGGTGATAATGCCTTTGAACTTGTGAAAGATATCATTGCCCCTGCTCTTGAAAATATTGGAGAGATGTGGAACTGCGGAGAAATTGCTCTGTCACAGGAGTATATGGCGAGTAAAATGTGTGAGGAGATCGTAGAATCTATTCTCCCTTCGACAAGTTCTTCCAGAAAAGATATGCCAATCGTGGGCATCACAACCCTTGGAGATGAACACATGCTGGGCCGGAGGATAGTCATTGCGTTTCTCAAATCCTGCGGTTTTAATGTTCATGATTACGGGGACATGGCTCCTGAAAAAGTCGCCGCAAGGATAGCTGAAGATGGTGTACGGGTAATCATGGTTTCAACCTTAATGCTGAATTTTGCCAATGAGGTCAAAAAACTCAGATCAATTCTTGACAGCACTGGTTCTGATACCAAAATAATAGTTGGCGGTGCACCTTATATTTTTGATATGGATCTGTGGAAAGAGGTAGGTGCTCATGCAATGGCTCATGATGCAACAGATTCCCTGGCTGCCATATGCAAATTAATAGGAGGCGTTGCCTGTGACAACTGA